From the Trifolium pratense cultivar HEN17-A07 linkage group LG4, ARS_RC_1.1, whole genome shotgun sequence genome, the window acaagagtcctatgtgcaagaagccgaagaagactatgggaaaggtgtttgccttgagtggagatgatgcggatcagggagataatctcattagaggtacgtgtttcatctataacactcctttaattgcgattattgatacgggagcaacacattcttttatatccgttgattgcatgaagcgtcttagtatacctgtgtgtgaaatgtctggtcgtatggaaatagaaactcctgctaatggttctgtaactacccgtctcgtatgtcgtgactgtcccgtaaccgtgtttggtagacactttggaatggacctagtgtgtatccaacttagtggAATAGATGTTATCTTTGGTATGAACTGGTTGATATTTAATCGAGTCCATATCAATTGCTGCGAGAAGACCGTTGTATTTCCTAAACCGGAGGagagtttgcatttgatgagtaagaaggaagtagtagagtcgttgaaggaacctgtagaggtgtatgcgttgtttgcatccttgaagatggaaggtgaagttaaggtggaagagttaccggttgtttgtgaatttcccgatgtatttccggaagacgtgtcagatgtaccgccgaagagagaagtagagtttacgatcgatttggtacctggtactagtccgatatctatggcaccgtatagaatgtcagcgtcagagttgaatgagttgaagaagcaactagaagaactacttgagaagaagtttattcgacctagtgtatcgccgtggggtgcacctgtgttgttggttaagaagaaagaagggagtatgaggttgtgtattgactaccgacagttgaacaaagtgacgatcaagaacaagtatccacttccgaggatagatgatttaatggatcaattggttggagcttgcgtttttagtaagattgatttgagatccggataccatcagattagagtgaaaacggaggatataccaaagactgcttttaggacgaggtatggtcattatgaatattcggtgatgccttttggtgtgaccaatgcacctggtgtttttatggagtacatgaataggatttttcattcattcttgggTAAGTTTGTAGTGGTATTCATCgatgatattttagtttactcaaagtccgaagaggaacataaggagcatttgcggattgttttgcaaattttgaaagagaagaagttgtatgccaaattgtcgaagtgtgaattttggttgaaagaagtaagttttcttggtcatgtgatttcaagtggaggaatagcggttgacccagcgaaagttgatgccgtattgcaatggggaacgccggagtctgtttctgagataagaagttttcttggattggccggttattatagaaggttcattgaaggattttcgaagtttgctttgcctttgacgcagttgactcggaaggatcaagcgtttgtttgggatgtgaagtgtgaagaaagttttcaagagcttaagaagaggttgactaccgcgcctgtgttgattttaccggatgctaaggaatctttcgtcgtgtattgtgatgcttcgaagatgggattaggaggtgtgcttatgcaaaaaggtcaagtggtagcgtatgcgtcgagacaactgaaggttcacgagaggaactatccgacacacgatcttgagttagccgcagttgtgttttcattgaaggtatggaggcattacttgtatggatcgaagtttgaagtctttagtgatcacaagagtttgaaatatctattcgatcagaaggagttgaatatgagacaaagaagatggctcgaatttttgaaggactatgactttgatttgagttatcaccccggaaaagctaatgtggtggccgatgcgttgagtaggaaatcgttgcacatgtcatcactaatggtgaaagagttagagttgattgaagaatttcgagacttgagtctagtatgtgaagtgactcctaagagtgttaaattgggaatgttgaagttgacgaatccttttctggagaatatcaaagaatgtcaaaagacggataagaagttaatggagaagttggcaatagtagttgaggaaggaaaagaagctaatttcaaagttgacgagaatggagttgtgaaatttcatggaagagtgtgcgtgcccgatgtgcccgagatgaagaagatgattttggaagaaggtcataggagtggaatgagtattcacccgggagtaaccaagatgtatcaagatttgaagaagttattttggtggccaggaatgaagaggcaaatttctgagtttgtttatgcttgtCTAGTGTGTCAgaagtcgaagattgagcatcaaaaaccgtctggtttgttgcaacctttgtttatcccggaatggaagtgggatagtattgcgatggattttgtgggaggtttacccaagactacgaaaggttatgaagtgatttgggtagtggtagatcgtttgacgaagtgtgcgcattttattgctattaagaaaggtaccttggtgcctaagttggccgagatttatatggagcaaattgtgaagttacatggtattccgtcgagtattgtttcggatcgagatccgaggtttacttcgagattttgggaaagtttgcaagaggctttagggactaagttgaggttgagttcggcttatcatcctcaaacggatggccaatcggaaaggacgatacaatctttggaagatttgttgagagcttgtgttttggagcaaggagtaagttgggattcgtgtttgccgttgatcgagttcacgtacaacaatagttttcattcgagtattggaatggcaccttttgaggctttgtatggaaggaggtgtagaacaccgctttgttggtttgaatccggagagagtatgattcttggtccggagattgtgcaagagactacggaaaagattagaatgattagagggaagatgaaagcgtctcagagtcgtcaaaagagttatcatgacaagaggaggaaagacattgaatttcaagaaggtgatcatgttttcttaagagttacatcgactaccggaattggacgtgctttgaagtcgaggaagttgacgtcgaagtttattggtccttatcagattttgaaaagagtggggaaagtggcgtataggattgctttgccgccatcattggcgaatttgcacgatgtgtttCACGTGTCACAATTGAGGAAATATGTTAGAGACCCGTCACATGTGATTGAATCggatgatgttcaagtgagggatgacttaacgGTCGAGGTTGTGCCTTTGAGGATCGAaggtagagaagtgaagaggttgagaaacaaggatatcgcctcggtgaaggtggtatggggaggacccgctggtgagaatgcgacttgggaattggagagcaagatgatgagttcgtatccagagttatttccaggtaattttcgagggcgaaaattctttaaggagggtagagttgtaacgacccaattttcaaattaataatttttatgtgttaaagtattttattaacgtagaaattttaattaagttaataactagagttatttatcgagtactttagttattaagcgatagTGAGAGtatcgtgttattgggccaagccaattgggcttgaggcccaatgggccttgtgaacatgagtggggcggccatatggccaagtcaagagagaacatttcatttgttcttgttcttgacaagttggagagagaagagagctcaagagctagggcaaggaagtgaggagaatcaagatcaaatcttcgagttttcttcgaatccaggtatgagagtaggttccatagTCGTGGGTGattcgaggaaggggagaatgtcgatttctccttacccgaacttcctccaccccattttcgttttagattggaatggattttcttgatggaaatcgttcctaaggttcttaatatgtttaacatgcttgtaacatgattaatgaacggaaataatggttaaaacgagctttctaatggattaaactcaagaacttggtgttcttgagagttttgatgaaaaagtgtcaatctttactttttcgatgtttatggcgtagatctgagaaatgaaccgtccttttgtgtttagatatgtttgttttgcttgaatacaaactcttttgggatttataacatgaaaaattggatttttgggcgtttttgtgtagaaaacgcatgtttttccgcctcaggcgcaataatttccgcctgaaacggaagagcagtgagcagccaacctttcagatTTTTCTGCGCCTCAATCGTAAACTTttgcgcctcaggcgtaaacttccgcctcaaacgtaaaaatttccgccccaggcggaaatactgcagattacaccagtttttcatctgcgatcttcctttgcatgtagtttcgaatcagtgtcttattcttacatgattgttgatgattgttgataattgttgatgcttgttgatgcttgttgatgcttataatgattgttaatcatgtatgaagtataaatgaagaatattaaggttttgttaaatcttaatgatgaagtatgttggatagtgttccacataataaatgaagagcttatgctaattatttgtgagtgaattcatgaacacatatacatgcattcatgaattaaataggatattggatattccaataaagaagtatatcggattatatttatccgataaagaaggatattagaggtgagatactctaataaagaagatggtaccacatgcattagtaatgtctaggattgacattcatgaagttgaagcattagagttgcattaggttatatgtgtgtgcattacttgataagtgatatgtgacatataatttggctaagtgtaatgaattgtagattgattatttggtacttgattatacatgtttagaacttgtaattgagtagttaatggtgatgcatgtttataaattatgaatatgcttgttgttgttgaaggagtgtttaagtaccttttgcttacacttatattttgattatgtgatctaactctcatgttttgtgttatgtgctggaccgttgggggttcagattctcag encodes:
- the LOC123922999 gene encoding uncharacterized protein LOC123922999 encodes the protein MRHNPTLFTGGYAPDAAVKWVEEVEIFEELCAFSPHYNTVDAEEAKCVKFESGLRPDIKHLIGFSQIRDFATLVDKCRICDDDGKAKTNYYKAMSDKRGKGQDRGKPYGDKGKKVVESSGGKKRGGGQCYKCGELGHKSYECPKKVDKCFNCGRLGHKSDVCQVKVTCFNCGEEGHKSPMCKKPKKTMGKVFALSGDDADQGDNLIRGTCFIYNTPLIAIIDTGATHSFISVDCMKRLSIPVCEMSGRMEIETPANGSVTTRLVCRDCPVTVFGRHFGMDLVCIQLSGIDVIFGMNWLIFNRVHINCCEKTVVFPKPEESLHLMSKKEVVESLKEPVEVYALFASLKMEGEVKVEELPVVCEFPDVFPEDVSDVPPKREVEFTIDLVPGTSPISMAPYRMSASELNELKKQLEELLEKKFIRPSVS